From a single Marinobacter sp. THAF197a genomic region:
- a CDS encoding porin, with the protein MRFTRLQAGLFSTLLMPFASAQANEMNPDISVVLDGYYKQNATALSHRDEGFGLGHTELSLSAPIDDLFTGRLTAVLEEHHGETEVALEEAYLQTTGMPWNLSVRGGRFLSQVGYLNSRHMHEDNFVERPAAYRALLGSHYFDDGLRVNLLMPTPFFWQIGAEAFNGNRLTEGDEDIGVYTVNTRFGGDIGVSQSWQAGLSYLNNRQVHGDHDGDHDHDHDHDHGDHDHSHAAAYTGENLYIADLVWKWSPNGNTRQQQLTLSGEYLYADELNEHARSSDYHQGWYTSAVYRFTPQWSVGARYGRVDLKEAHGDHFHDQQLKETDVMLAWSRSHFSTLRLQYTHQSAHGFEDADNTVTLQYVMTFGAHGAHDF; encoded by the coding sequence ATGCGTTTTACCCGCCTTCAAGCCGGCCTGTTCTCCACCTTGCTGATGCCATTTGCGTCGGCCCAGGCCAATGAAATGAACCCAGACATCAGCGTGGTTCTGGACGGTTATTACAAACAGAACGCCACCGCGCTGTCCCACCGGGACGAGGGTTTTGGGCTTGGGCACACCGAGCTGTCATTGTCTGCGCCCATCGATGACCTGTTCACAGGCCGCCTGACTGCAGTTTTGGAAGAACATCACGGCGAAACCGAAGTAGCACTGGAAGAAGCCTACCTGCAGACCACCGGCATGCCCTGGAACCTGAGTGTTCGGGGCGGCCGATTCCTGTCCCAGGTCGGTTACCTGAACAGTCGCCACATGCATGAGGACAACTTTGTCGAGCGCCCCGCAGCCTATCGGGCTCTGCTGGGCAGCCACTACTTCGACGACGGTCTGCGGGTCAACCTGCTGATGCCCACACCGTTTTTCTGGCAGATCGGGGCGGAAGCTTTCAACGGCAATCGCCTGACGGAAGGTGACGAAGACATTGGTGTGTACACCGTCAACACTCGTTTCGGTGGCGACATTGGGGTGTCACAAAGCTGGCAGGCCGGGCTGTCCTATCTGAACAACCGCCAGGTTCATGGTGACCATGACGGCGATCACGATCATGACCATGATCATGACCACGGTGATCATGACCACAGCCATGCCGCCGCCTACACCGGCGAGAACCTCTATATCGCCGACCTGGTCTGGAAATGGTCGCCTAACGGCAACACCCGACAGCAACAGCTGACGCTCAGCGGCGAATACCTGTACGCGGACGAACTGAACGAACATGCCCGCTCCTCAGATTACCACCAGGGCTGGTATACCTCCGCTGTCTACCGCTTTACCCCACAGTGGTCTGTCGGAGCCCGCTATGGCCGGGTGGATCTCAAGGAAGCCCATGGTGACCACTTCCACGATCAGCAACTGAAAGAAACCGATGTGATGCTGGCCTGGTCCCGGTCCCACTTCTCGACTCTGCGTCTGCAGTACACGCACCAGAGCGCACATGGTTTCGAGGACGCCGACAACACCGTCACCCTGCAATACGTGATGACTTTCGGAGCTCATGGTGCCCATGATTTCTAA
- a CDS encoding metal ABC transporter solute-binding protein, Zn/Mn family: MISKPNRLAWAFGWLLAFASMPASANLNVFACEPEWASLVSVLLPDANITTATTAWQDPHYIEARPSLIAAMRKADLAVCTGASLEAGWLPSLISRAANRKIQPGSDGLFFAADHAPLHQSHEHVDRSMGDVHPEGDPHLHLSPDAIPLVASALAERLASLVPDQQAQIQVRYIRWRGEWNQHRQSWRTAARQLTGTGVITQHSTFDYLLRWLGIEVIADLEPKPGLPPGSTHLRNVLATPDLARASVIMLASYQDDRPARWLSSQSGVPARVLPGTVTGQPGEETLAQVINLIVDTLLNHQEPTNVD; this comes from the coding sequence ATGATTTCTAAGCCCAACCGCCTGGCGTGGGCGTTTGGCTGGCTGCTGGCGTTTGCCAGCATGCCGGCCAGCGCCAATCTGAATGTGTTCGCCTGCGAACCGGAGTGGGCCAGCCTGGTCTCGGTGTTGCTGCCGGATGCAAACATCACCACCGCGACCACCGCCTGGCAAGACCCGCACTACATCGAGGCCCGGCCCAGCCTGATTGCCGCCATGCGTAAAGCCGACCTGGCCGTGTGCACGGGTGCGTCGCTGGAAGCCGGCTGGCTACCTTCGCTGATCTCAAGGGCGGCCAATCGCAAGATCCAGCCCGGTAGCGATGGGCTGTTCTTTGCCGCCGACCATGCGCCGCTGCATCAGAGTCATGAGCACGTTGACCGCAGCATGGGGGATGTCCACCCAGAGGGCGACCCGCACCTGCACCTGTCTCCAGACGCCATTCCCCTGGTTGCCAGTGCCCTCGCAGAGCGACTCGCATCTCTGGTCCCCGATCAGCAGGCGCAGATTCAAGTGAGGTACATTCGGTGGCGGGGAGAGTGGAACCAGCACCGCCAATCCTGGCGCACTGCGGCCCGTCAACTGACAGGGACCGGTGTGATTACCCAACACTCCACCTTCGATTACCTGCTGCGTTGGCTGGGCATCGAGGTCATTGCCGACCTGGAGCCGAAACCCGGGTTACCACCCGGCAGCACGCACCTGCGGAACGTACTGGCCACCCCGGACCTGGCTCGCGCCAGCGTGATTATGCTTGCCTCCTATCAGGATGATCGTCCGGCCCGGTGGTTATCGTCACAATCCGGGGTACCGGCGAGAGTGCTACCTGGCACCGTCACCGGCCAACCGGGTGAAGAGACTCTGGCGCAAGTTATCAACCTGATCGTCGACACACTGTTGAATCATCAGGAGCCAACGAATGTGGACTGA
- a CDS encoding sensor domain-containing diguanylate cyclase, which yields MRSGIPSINLPAQPEKPVPDTSTSAEGLQAVLDNLDALVYVSDFETHELLYMNAYGRRIWGSIDGRKCWQVLQDSDGPCSFCTNDLLVADDGTANAPHVWEFQNQLDQRWYQCRDQAIQWTDGRLARLEIATDITERKNMELALHEAHERARAAAFEDELTRLRNRRAFFEFGNQLLSRALRQQSPTALIMMDLDHFKQVNDTHGHEAGDEVLRKVSSTLGENIRDYDILARMGGEEFALLLPETTEQEALDTAHRLLSALTSLTVDYRGCAIQISASFGITSLGRQDQRLEDLLHRADRALYRSKELGRCQVNLDAPL from the coding sequence ATGAGATCCGGGATACCATCCATCAACCTACCCGCCCAACCGGAAAAACCGGTTCCGGACACCAGTACCTCCGCCGAGGGCCTGCAGGCCGTGCTCGACAATCTCGATGCCCTGGTTTATGTATCTGACTTCGAGACCCACGAATTACTTTACATGAATGCCTACGGCCGCCGCATCTGGGGCAGCATCGACGGCCGCAAATGCTGGCAGGTGCTGCAAGACAGCGACGGCCCTTGCTCTTTCTGCACGAATGACCTGCTTGTCGCCGATGACGGCACCGCCAACGCACCTCATGTCTGGGAGTTCCAGAACCAGCTCGACCAACGCTGGTACCAGTGCCGGGACCAGGCTATTCAGTGGACCGATGGTCGGCTGGCGAGGCTGGAGATTGCAACTGACATAACTGAACGAAAGAACATGGAGCTGGCGTTACACGAAGCCCACGAGCGGGCTCGGGCCGCCGCGTTCGAGGATGAACTGACCAGGCTCAGGAATCGCCGGGCGTTCTTTGAGTTCGGCAATCAGCTACTCAGCCGCGCCCTGCGACAACAGTCCCCGACGGCACTGATCATGATGGACCTCGACCATTTCAAACAAGTCAACGACACCCATGGTCACGAGGCGGGCGATGAGGTGCTTCGCAAGGTATCTTCAACGCTTGGGGAGAACATCCGCGACTATGACATCCTTGCCAGGATGGGCGGCGAAGAATTCGCACTCCTGCTCCCGGAAACCACGGAGCAGGAAGCTCTGGATACCGCTCACCGACTTCTGAGTGCGCTGACCAGCCTCACAGTAGATTATCGGGGCTGCGCAATCCAGATCAGCGCCAGTTTCGGGATCACCAGTCTGGGGCGGCAAGACCAGCGCCTGGAAGACCTGCTACACAGAGCAGACCGGGCACTCTATCGCTCGAAAGAGCTTGGACGTTGTCAGGTCAACCTCGATGCACCGCTATAA
- a CDS encoding ribonuclease J: protein MTPDHNDLWFLPLGGTGEIGMNLNLYGHDGQWLMVDCGVTFPKPGRIAADGTVHHRGEPPVQMADPAFIADRRDKLAGLIITHAHEDHIGAVPYLWPLLQCPVYTSRFTAEILRRKLAEFDLLHRVPIIEVDTGERRQIGPFNVQWLALTHSIPDPNALMIRTRIGNIFHSGDWKLDDNPLVGHGYTTSTFTDLAEEGVAAMVCDSTNATVQGHSVSEAALHEGLRDLIAVAEGRVIVTCFGSNIARLHTLASIARETGRYMGLLGRSLVNMSGAAKATGLWPGSDKLISPAHLGYLPRHEVLGVATGSQGEPRTALRRLAQGSHPDFELEAGDTVIFSARAIPGNEEAIEALISQLRKLGVIVITAEDAGAPIHASGHPAQDELKAMYRWVRPRIAIPVHGEAEHMDVHADLAKGAGVPRAMVGRNGDLFMVRPVPGIRRQVVETGRLGWQKQELVRVY, encoded by the coding sequence ATGACCCCTGACCACAACGATTTATGGTTTTTGCCCCTTGGCGGCACGGGTGAAATCGGCATGAACCTAAACCTCTACGGCCACGATGGCCAGTGGTTGATGGTGGACTGCGGGGTGACCTTCCCCAAACCGGGCCGTATCGCGGCCGATGGCACAGTGCACCATCGTGGTGAGCCACCGGTGCAGATGGCAGACCCGGCGTTTATCGCCGACCGGCGGGACAAACTGGCGGGGTTGATCATTACCCATGCCCACGAAGATCACATCGGCGCCGTGCCCTATCTCTGGCCACTGCTGCAGTGCCCTGTCTACACCAGCCGGTTTACCGCTGAAATCCTGCGCCGAAAGCTGGCGGAGTTTGATCTGTTGCATCGGGTGCCGATCATCGAGGTGGACACCGGCGAGCGCCGGCAGATCGGCCCGTTCAATGTGCAGTGGCTGGCACTCACCCATTCGATTCCCGACCCCAATGCCCTGATGATCCGCACCCGGATTGGCAACATTTTCCACAGTGGTGACTGGAAACTGGATGATAATCCGTTGGTTGGTCACGGTTACACCACATCCACGTTTACCGATCTGGCGGAAGAAGGTGTGGCCGCCATGGTCTGTGATTCCACCAACGCCACCGTGCAGGGCCACTCGGTGTCCGAGGCGGCGCTGCACGAAGGCCTGCGGGACCTGATTGCGGTGGCCGAGGGGCGGGTGATTGTCACCTGCTTCGGCAGCAATATTGCGCGCCTGCACACGCTGGCCAGTATTGCCCGGGAAACCGGCCGCTACATGGGACTGTTGGGCCGCTCGTTGGTAAACATGAGCGGTGCGGCCAAGGCTACGGGGCTTTGGCCGGGCTCAGACAAACTGATCAGCCCCGCACACCTGGGTTACCTGCCGCGCCATGAGGTGCTGGGTGTGGCCACCGGCAGCCAGGGAGAACCTCGAACCGCGTTGCGGCGCCTTGCCCAGGGCAGCCACCCGGATTTTGAGCTGGAAGCCGGTGACACGGTCATTTTCAGTGCCCGGGCAATACCCGGCAATGAAGAAGCCATCGAGGCGCTGATCAGCCAGCTGCGCAAACTGGGGGTGATTGTCATTACCGCCGAAGACGCCGGTGCACCCATTCATGCCTCAGGTCACCCGGCACAGGATGAACTCAAGGCGATGTATCGCTGGGTTCGGCCCCGCATTGCCATTCCAGTTCATGGCGAGGCTGAACACATGGACGTACATGCCGACCTTGCGAAAGGCGCAGGCGTGCCCAGGGCCATGGTTGGCCGTAATGGCGACCTGTTCATGGTGCGGCCAGTACCGGGCATTCGGCGTCAGGTTGTCGAAACCGGGCGGCTGGGGTGGCAGAAGCAGGAGTTGGTCAGGGTCTACTGA
- a CDS encoding hotdog fold thioesterase, with product MAIWTVTPNLEHMAEASKNTAVSHMGIEYLEIGDDYVKGRMPVDQRTVQPFGILHGGSSVLLAETLGSMAANCCLKDKNTVAVGLDINANHIRPVTGGWVYGTARAQHIGSTTQVWEIRLENEQGKLTCISRLTMAVTKRPG from the coding sequence ATGGCGATCTGGACAGTAACCCCAAACCTGGAACACATGGCGGAGGCAAGTAAAAACACCGCCGTCAGCCACATGGGTATTGAATACCTCGAAATTGGTGACGATTACGTGAAAGGCCGCATGCCGGTGGACCAGCGCACGGTTCAGCCGTTTGGCATCCTGCACGGCGGTTCCTCAGTGTTGCTGGCGGAAACCCTGGGCAGCATGGCGGCCAATTGCTGTCTGAAAGACAAGAACACCGTGGCGGTGGGGCTCGATATCAACGCCAACCACATTCGCCCGGTGACCGGCGGCTGGGTATACGGCACGGCCCGCGCCCAGCACATCGGCAGCACCACCCAGGTTTGGGAAATCCGCCTGGAGAACGAGCAAGGCAAGCTGACCTGCATCTCCAGGCTGACAATGGCGGTTACCAAGCGTCCCGGTTGA
- a CDS encoding ABC transporter, with protein sequence MWTEWGWMWPALTASTLTAVALVPLGNRVLERGMVFADLAIAQWAALGILLVGTVLPAGGSALSLSGSLALALLAVTLVSLVLRYLTRHREAMIGLLYALGACLATLLVSQDPHGAQRLAHTLNGDLLWTTPTALGPMVLLALAVLVWQYVLPQSYRGWLFLPMFAIAITLTVDLAGIYVVFTSLIAAPLLLIHLRGTSIVFAILTCLAGHSLGLLISAWQDLPTGPTVVIAAMATCASVAVLARKPINRDAW encoded by the coding sequence ATGTGGACTGAGTGGGGCTGGATGTGGCCGGCACTCACCGCCAGCACGCTGACTGCAGTCGCCCTGGTGCCTCTGGGCAACCGGGTACTTGAGCGGGGTATGGTATTTGCGGATCTGGCGATCGCCCAGTGGGCGGCGCTGGGCATTTTACTGGTCGGTACCGTATTACCCGCCGGCGGCTCTGCCCTGAGCCTCTCCGGGAGCCTGGCCCTTGCTCTGCTGGCTGTTACCTTGGTCAGCCTGGTTTTACGGTATCTGACCCGTCACCGTGAAGCCATGATCGGCCTGCTCTACGCACTGGGCGCGTGCCTGGCCACCTTGCTGGTAAGCCAGGACCCCCACGGCGCACAGAGGCTTGCCCATACCCTGAACGGAGATCTGCTCTGGACCACACCCACGGCGCTGGGCCCGATGGTGCTGCTGGCACTGGCCGTGCTTGTATGGCAATACGTCCTGCCGCAGAGTTACAGGGGGTGGCTGTTCCTGCCAATGTTCGCTATCGCCATCACACTGACGGTCGACCTGGCCGGCATCTACGTGGTGTTCACCTCATTGATTGCCGCCCCACTGCTACTGATACACCTGCGTGGCACCAGCATCGTCTTCGCCATACTCACGTGCCTGGCGGGCCACAGTCTGGGGCTTCTGATCTCAGCCTGGCAGGATCTGCCAACCGGGCCAACCGTGGTTATCGCTGCCATGGCCACCTGTGCCAGTGTGGCGGTGCTGGCGCGCAAACCCATCAACCGGGACGCTTGGTAA
- a CDS encoding substrate-binding periplasmic protein, giving the protein MLIKVTIGGAMTRFVVACLMMVSVSHHGVAAGESERFVCTTLVASGNPQYPPLLWRSDRSPGELVGAIPAFLRELTEPLGVKVEVRDKGSWARVQHLAKLGDLDLVAGAFMTSERIGYMDYVLPPMTHLPTSVWVPKDRPFEYRHWPDLLMKRGSTLINNSFGQRFDQYAKANLMIEGVRTIEQSFLMARAGRVDYVLYEQLQGQVKLQKLGLAGDFIALDPPISREGLFFAFPKGSPCNSESFREAFMERLSHLTVNRRLPALIEEYTARYVGNQGL; this is encoded by the coding sequence GTGTTAATCAAAGTGACGATTGGTGGGGCGATGACAAGGTTCGTGGTTGCCTGCTTGATGATGGTGTCGGTAAGCCATCACGGGGTTGCGGCCGGAGAGTCTGAAAGGTTCGTATGCACCACACTCGTGGCCAGTGGTAATCCTCAGTACCCACCTCTGCTTTGGCGTTCAGACCGGTCGCCCGGGGAGCTGGTTGGCGCTATACCAGCATTTTTGCGGGAGCTGACAGAGCCGCTCGGAGTTAAAGTTGAGGTTCGGGACAAGGGTTCCTGGGCCAGGGTGCAGCATCTTGCAAAGCTGGGTGATCTTGATCTCGTGGCCGGCGCCTTTATGACATCGGAGCGCATTGGTTATATGGATTATGTGTTGCCGCCGATGACTCACTTACCCACCAGCGTCTGGGTGCCAAAAGACCGGCCTTTTGAGTATCGCCATTGGCCGGACTTGTTGATGAAGCGGGGCAGCACCCTGATCAACAACAGTTTTGGTCAGCGTTTCGATCAATACGCAAAAGCAAACCTGATGATCGAGGGGGTGCGCACGATAGAGCAGTCATTCCTCATGGCGAGGGCGGGCCGAGTTGACTATGTGTTGTACGAGCAACTTCAGGGGCAGGTGAAACTCCAGAAGCTCGGGCTTGCCGGCGATTTTATTGCACTGGACCCACCGATTTCGAGGGAGGGGCTGTTCTTTGCGTTTCCGAAAGGCTCACCGTGCAATTCAGAATCCTTCAGGGAAGCTTTTATGGAACGGCTCTCGCACCTGACGGTGAACAGAAGATTGCCAGCGCTTATCGAGGAATATACGGCGCGGTACGTTGGCAATCAGGGCTTATAG
- a CDS encoding DUF1826 domain-containing protein — MTQHPHNLEHSLSVHGQNVQCLAEILRDNVNLAVWQRPRNNLWAAFVNEFCNRAGNLERFVSLERGQSAATALPGWALDIEGSNHWIADVDELAEMYQCLFEPEAIGLRIHVLADTMCPRFHVDRVPVRLLCTYRGPGTEWLPEPLVARPAGEGPLPEQSVPSDQIQTIPTAAVALLKGEAWEGNEGRGLVHRSPQPNGTPRLIVGLDWLSS; from the coding sequence ATGACACAACACCCTCATAACCTCGAACACTCCCTGAGTGTCCACGGGCAAAATGTACAGTGCCTTGCGGAAATACTCCGTGACAACGTTAACCTGGCCGTCTGGCAGAGACCTCGGAACAACCTTTGGGCCGCATTCGTAAATGAATTCTGTAACCGCGCGGGGAACCTTGAGCGTTTCGTCAGCCTCGAACGTGGGCAAAGTGCGGCCACTGCGTTGCCCGGGTGGGCTCTTGATATCGAGGGTTCCAACCACTGGATTGCCGATGTCGACGAGCTGGCAGAGATGTATCAGTGCCTATTTGAGCCTGAAGCGATAGGTCTTCGCATACATGTTCTGGCTGACACTATGTGCCCCAGATTTCATGTGGATCGGGTACCGGTGCGGCTGCTTTGCACTTACCGCGGGCCCGGAACCGAGTGGCTACCCGAACCCCTCGTTGCCCGTCCTGCTGGTGAAGGCCCCCTGCCAGAGCAAAGCGTTCCCTCAGATCAGATTCAAACCATACCCACTGCCGCTGTCGCCCTTCTGAAGGGCGAGGCATGGGAGGGCAATGAGGGCCGGGGACTGGTGCACCGTTCACCGCAACCGAATGGCACCCCAAGACTGATTGTTGGCCTCGACTGGCTTTCATCCTGA
- a CDS encoding c-type cytochrome, whose translation MKKTGVIAAAILATSFAMPAAAQLSVEDQIEARQAGYQFMAWNMGKIKAQAVDGDVEFNADQMKAAANAIAAIANSGMGALFSPDSTMDKAENTRLKPEFFQQTDKVREVGTNFVREANKLQEVAATGDRGALARQFSAVGQTCKACHDNFRAD comes from the coding sequence ATGAAAAAAACCGGTGTGATTGCCGCCGCCATACTTGCCACTTCGTTTGCCATGCCTGCCGCGGCTCAACTGAGTGTGGAAGACCAGATCGAAGCACGCCAGGCTGGCTACCAGTTCATGGCCTGGAACATGGGCAAGATCAAAGCCCAGGCGGTTGATGGCGATGTGGAATTCAATGCTGACCAGATGAAAGCGGCAGCCAATGCCATTGCCGCCATTGCCAACTCTGGTATGGGCGCGCTGTTCAGCCCGGACTCGACCATGGACAAAGCAGAGAACACCCGTTTGAAGCCTGAGTTTTTCCAGCAAACGGATAAAGTCCGGGAAGTCGGCACCAACTTTGTTCGTGAAGCCAACAAACTGCAGGAAGTGGCTGCCACCGGTGACCGTGGTGCATTGGCGCGCCAGTTCAGTGCTGTCGGGCAAACCTGCAAGGCCTGCCACGACAACTTCCGCGCCGACTGA
- a CDS encoding cytochrome b/b6 domain-containing protein yields the protein MTTIRLWDLPVRLFHWLLVLAVVGAIATTKLGGSWMVWHERFGLLVVGLLAFRIAWGFLGSSYARFTRFVRGPGAIMAYLKGGWQGVGHNPLGALSVLALIGLFGFQAVTGLFANDEIAFYGPLYPLVSSDLSGTLSGWHRQTEWYLYGLVALHVAAVVFYTHVKKDNLVKPMITGRKVVSQGRAEDAKGGGAMAFVVSLVLALAVVWAASGELVSPPPAPAPAPQDLGW from the coding sequence ATGACCACTATTCGATTATGGGATCTACCGGTCAGGCTGTTTCACTGGTTGTTGGTGTTGGCGGTGGTTGGTGCCATCGCGACCACCAAGCTCGGTGGCAGCTGGATGGTTTGGCATGAGCGATTTGGTTTGCTGGTTGTTGGCTTGCTGGCCTTTCGTATCGCCTGGGGCTTTCTGGGTTCCAGTTACGCAAGGTTTACCCGTTTTGTACGCGGCCCCGGCGCTATCATGGCCTATCTCAAAGGCGGGTGGCAGGGCGTGGGCCACAACCCGCTGGGTGCTTTATCGGTTCTGGCCCTGATCGGCCTGTTCGGTTTTCAGGCCGTGACTGGGTTGTTCGCCAATGACGAAATTGCCTTCTACGGCCCTCTGTACCCGCTGGTGTCGTCAGATCTAAGCGGCACCTTGAGTGGCTGGCACCGGCAAACCGAATGGTATCTGTACGGCCTGGTGGCCCTGCATGTGGCAGCGGTGGTGTTCTACACCCACGTGAAGAAAGACAATCTGGTGAAACCGATGATCACCGGCAGGAAAGTGGTCTCACAAGGGCGCGCCGAAGATGCTAAAGGCGGGGGTGCGATGGCATTCGTGGTGTCTCTGGTGCTTGCACTGGCGGTGGTGTGGGCGGCCAGCGGTGAGCTTGTATCACCACCGCCGGCACCCGCACCTGCACCCCAGGATCTGGGCTGGTAG